The DNA window TGCGTGCGGCGTGGTGCGCAGGTGCGCCTGACTGACCCTTGCGGTCCGGCGTCCGGCAGCAGTGGCGGGATCGTGGGCGCACTGGCCCCGCATGTGCCGGAGAACTGGAACGCAAAGAAAGCTTTTCAGTTCGAAAGCCTTCTTGCAGCACCTGCATTCTGGGCTGAAGTCGCGGACGCGGGGGGCACAGACCCGGGATATCAGGCAGCCGGACGGTTGCAGCCGGTGGCGGACGCCGGTGCCCTCGTGCTGGCCCGGCGCCGCGCGGACACGGCGACGGATCTCTGGCGCGGGAAAGCCACCTGGTCGCTGGAACCTGCAAGCGACAACCCGTGGACACCGGCGAGCCCGACGGGCTGGCTGATCCGCGACACGCTTTCGGCGCATCTGCACCCGAGACGGGCCTGCGCCGCTCTGGTGGCCGCGCTGGCCGCCCGGGGCGTCCGGGCAGAGGTGGACGGCGAGGACAGTGGCGCGGTCATACATGCCACCGGCATCGCAGGGCTTGAGGCGCTGAACGCCGGACATCACAGGCTGGTCGGTGCCGGGGTGAAAGGTCAGGCGGCCCTGTTGCAGCATGACGCCAGAGGCGCGCCGCAACTTTTTGCAGACGGGCTGCATATCATACCGCACAGCGACGGGACCGTGGCCGTCGGATCGACCTCTGAGCGGGAATACAGTGACCCGTCGCGCGTTGATCAGCAGCTTGACGATGTGATCGCGAGAGCCCGCGCCGCCGTGCCGGCACTGCGCAACGCGCCCGTGACGGAACGCTGGGCGGGCGTGCGTCCGCGGGCGCGCAGCCGGGCGCCGATGCTGGGGGCATGGCCCGGGCGCCCGGGGCATTTCATCGCCAACGGCGGCTTCAAAATCGGATTTGGTATGGCGCCCGGCATCGCGGAGGTGATGGCAGATCTGGTGCTTGACGGCACAAACCGCATTCCGGAAGGGTTTGACGTCGAGGCATCTTTCTGAGCGCGACGGGCACGCTGCTGCGTCTGCCACAAACAGCACGAACCTGCGGCAGCGACACCGCCGGGCGACCGCAGAACGCGCCTCTGTGTCAGTCTCTCTTCAGCCGGATGATCGCGCGATCTCTTCTTTCAGGCCATCCATCAGCGCCGTGAGTTCACGCTGATAGATCTCGCCTTTCAGCCTGCCGCTTTCGTCAAACTGGTTCGTGCAGTCGGCAAGGTGAATTTCCGGACCCTGAAGAATGCGGGTGCGGAAAGGCACCATGAAACCGCGCAGGACCATCTGCGCACGCTCGCCCCCGGCGCGCCCGGCCGCGGCGGACATGACCGCAAGCGGCTTGTCCTTCCAGGGTGATCCTTTCGTTCGGCTGATCCAGTCCAGAGCATTTTTGAGAACGCCGGAAAGCCCCTTGTTATATTCAGGCGTCGAGATCAGGACCGCATCCGCAGCGGCGATCTGACGGGCAAGGCCGGTCACCGCTTCGGGCACGCCGGTTTCGGCCTCTGCGTCAGCGTCGTAAAGCGGCAGGTTCAGATCCGCCTGGGTATAGCTGCAGGGCCCGAACAGCCGTGCGGCCTCGCGCAGCAGCATTGAATTGGAAGACCCCTCGCGCAGGGATCCTGACAGGCCGAAAAGTTTAACGTCCGACATGGATACTCCGATAATTTGTGTTTTCCGTTGCGCTCTCACCTGTGGCACAGCTTTGGAAAAGCAAGAGGCCGCGGGGGTGCCGCGGCCTCAATACTTGTCTGATCCGACTGATCAGGCGTTTGGCAGTATCACGATTTCCACGCGACGGTTCTGTGCTTTGCCGTCAGCGCTGAGGTTGCTGGCCACCGGCTGGCTCTCGCCCCTGCCGATGCTGCGCACCCGTGCGGAAGAGACCCCTGCGTTGATCAGAACATCACGGACCGCGCCGGCTCTGCGTTCTGAAAGCCGCTGATTATAGGCCGCATCACCATCGCTGTCGGTGTGCCCGATCACCTGAATGGTCGATTGCGGATACTGGCGCAGGTTACTGGCAACTGTGCGCAGATCCGTCTGCAGATCAGAGCGGATCGCAAAGCTGTCAGTGGCAAAAAGGATATCCTGCGGCAGGCTGACGATCAGCCGGTCACCGGTGTTGACGATGGTGACGTTGTCGTTGCCAAGCTGGTTGCGCAGATCGGCTTCCTGCCTGTCGAGTGAGTACCCGATACCGGCACCCACGGCGGATCCGATGACAGCACCGATTAGCGCTGCATCGCCGCGATTGCCGTCCCCTTTGGAGAGTGCGCCGGCCAGCGCACCGACACCGGCACCCACAAGCGCGCCCTGCTGGGTATTCTGGCCCGCGGGCACGGGAGGGGCATTCGGATCCGAGGCGGGAACGGTGCAGGCACCAAGCGCCATGCTGCCTGCCAACGCAAGCGCCACGGGAGATTTCAGATTTATCATAAACGTACTGCCTTCAGTGGTTGCGGCCCCGTTCGGGCGGGGCGTCATTTATTAACGCTGTCAATATGGGGACGGTTCCGCAGCAAAGAAAGGGGAAAGTCAGCGATTATTTACCGGTCGTGAAGGGCTCAGGCCGGGCCGTTTACTGTTTCCAGCGCCAGCATCGCGCGTTTCATCGGCAGGCCCCAGTGGTATCCGCCAAGTCCGCCTGATTTTCGCAGGGCACGGTGACAGGGGATCAGCCAGCTGATCGGGTTACGCCCGACGGCGGTGCCCACAGCGCGCACCGCCCGCGGGCTGCCGACTGCGCGCGCAATCTCTGAATAGGTCGTCACGTGACCGGACGGGATCGCGAGCAGCGCCTCCCAGACCTTTATCTGAAAAGGTGCGCCGATGAGAAACAGCGGCGCCGTATCCAGTTTGCCGTCGCCGGCGCCAAAGGCCTGAAGAACCCAGGGACGCAGCATCATCGGATCTTCAGTGAATTCAGCCGAGGGCCAGCGCTGCATCAGGTCCTCCAAGGCGGCTTCTGCGCCGATTTCGGCAGCGAAGCCAATGCCGCAGATGCCTTTTTCGGTGCCCATCACGATGGCCGGGCCGAACGGGCTCTCAAACCAGCCCCAGCGGATCTCAAGGCCGGCGCCTTTGCGGGCGAATTCACCCGGGCTCATCGCCTCCCAGCGCAGAAAAAGATCATGCAGGCGACCACTGCCCGAGAGCCCCGCGGCATGTGACGCTTCAAGTGTCGTGAACCGCTCTGCAAGAAGGGTTTTTGCATATCCAAGCGTCAGATACTGCTGATACTTTTTTGGTGATATGCCGACCCAGCGCGAGAAAAGCCGCTGAAAGTGAGCGTTACTCATTCCCATCTCGGCTGCGATGGCATCGAGGGACACGGGTTCTTCTGCCTGATCCAGCAGGTCAATCGCCCGGCGGATTACCCCGTAGTGATAGCTGCCTTCTGCGCCGGCGGTAAAAGTCTGATGTTCTGTCATGCCTCAGATGTAGCCGGGCCGGCGGGGAATTTCGACCCGGAACCTGCGCATCATGCACGGACAGCCCGCTGTTGGTGCGGCAGATCCGGACTGCGTGCCGGCGGGTCAATCAGCAGACGGGCTTCTTTGCGGGTCACGCAGGGACGCGCGGTGCTCTGACGCCGGAAATCCGTGCCGAGCAGATCTTCAAGCCGCGAACGGTCCTGCGGGCTCAGGCGGCGCAGCGCTTCGGACCCGGTGAACATTGTCTCGACCCATGCGCCTTCAGCAAGGATAATCTGATGCTCGGCGCAGAGGATGTGGGTCAGCGTAAAACTGCGCTGCGGCACCACAGCGCGGGCGACATCACGATCGAGCCAGGCTTTGGCCGGTGCCAGCACTTCGGCGGAAAAATACAGCAGTTCGGCACGCGCAGAACACAGCAACACGCGGTGATCACCGGTCAGGCAAAGATCATGCACAGGGGTCCCGTTTGCCAGAGATCCGGCAGGCAGGCACAAGGGCGCCTCGTCGGGGTACTGCCGGAAATAGCCCGCATCAAGACGCGTGCGTCCGATCCAGAGGACAGGCTGATATCCGTGGTCGCGCGTCAGCACCAGATCGGAAGTCTCCAGCCATTCGACCGGCATATCCCCTTCCTGGGTTGCAATCATCGTGCCCGGCCCGAAACAGGCCACCGAATTCTGCTCGTAAAAGCTGTATTGATTTCGCGCGTCCTGGGCCTGCTGCCCTTTCATCTTCTCACCAGATTCGGTGGTGCCGATAAAGGTGTAGCTCTCGCCCGCCTGCATCGGTTCGCTCGGGATATACCCCACAACCTCTCCATCGATCTCAAACACGTTCAGCGAAAATACATTTCCTTCAGATGTCTCGTACCAGCGCACCTCTTCAACATAGATGCGGCCCGCGTCGAGCGTATTGCCGCTGGTGTCATAGACCACCGCAGTCTGGTCCGCGTCATCGCCGACCTCGTCATTGCTGTCGTCGCCATCAGCAAAGTTATCGTTGTCGTCGACCTCGATGCGCGTACGCCCGTCGCGGGCGTTATAATCAGGGGCCAGCGAAGTCTGACCTGTATCCGGGTCCATAACCAGTGCATCCGGCCCGTAGGCATAAAAGGTCCGTGTCGGCATGTCAGTCCTGCTCCTGCGATTGCACGCACTCTTTCAGATCAGGGTAAATTTCCGGCTGAGAAAACAGTCGGCTTTTGTGATGGATTTTAGAGATATCGCGGCCGATCAGCTTGCCCCGGGCGGTAAATCACCGCATACCTCCGGCATGGCAAAACAGCTTGGCTATCATACGATCCGCGAGATTTTCACGCGCTTTCAGGAGGCGGATCCGGCACCCGTGGGTGAGCTCGATCACGTGAATGCTTACACCCTGGTGGTTGCTGTCGCTCTGAGCGCCCAGGCCACGGACGCCGGCGTCAACAAAGCCACGCGCGCGCTTTTTGCTATCGCGGATACGCCGCAGAAGATGCTCGATCTGGGGCCGGAGACGCTCACAGAGCACATCAAAACCATCGGGCTTTTCCGGCAGAAGGCGAAAAACGTCATGAAGCTGAGCCGGATCCTGGTCGAGGACTACAACGGCGAGGTGCCCAACAGCCGCGCGGCTCTCGAAGGGCTGCCGGGTGTCGGACGCAAGACCGCCAATGTGGTGCTGAACATGTGGTGGCGGCATCCGGCGCAGGCCGTGGACACGCATATCTTCCGGCTGGGCAACCGGTCAGGGATCGCTCCCGGCAAAACGGTCGAAGCAGTCGAACGCGCCATCGAAGACAATATTCCGGCCGACTTTCAGCTGCACGCCCACCACTGGATGATCCTGCACGGGCGCTATCATTGTAAGGCACGCAAGCCGCAGTGCCCGACCTGTATCATCCGCGATCTGTGCGCATTTGAGGATAAGACAACATGAAACATTACCAGCTTGTCGGCATCGGAAACGCCGTTGTCGATGTAATCAGCCATGCCGATGACAGTTTTCTCGATCATATGGGCATCGAAAAAGGCATCATGCAGCTTGTTGAGCGCGACCGCTCCGAGACACTTTATGCCTCGATGTCCGACCGCTTGCAGACCCCTGGCGGGGCGGTGGCCAACACCGTCGCCGGGGTCGGCGCTCTGGGGCTGCAGACGGCGTTTATCGGTCGGGTGCGTGATGATGCGCTGGGACGGTTTTACGCGGATGCGATGACGGATAACGGCATCGATTTCGTCAACCCGCCGGTGCAGGGCAGCGACGTGCCGACCTCGCGCAGCATGATTTTCGTGGCCCCTGACGGGGAGCGGTCGATGAACACCTATCTGGGCATCTCAACCGGCCTGACCTCGGGCGACGTGCCGGTTGAAGTCACCGGCAACGCGCGGATCATGTTCCTTGAGGGGTATCTTTTCGATCACGACGCCGGCAAAACCGCATTCCGCGAAGCCGCCCGGGCGACCAAAGCCGGGGGTGGCATCGCCGGCATCGCCATATCTGATCCGTTCTGTGTGGAGCGGCACCGGGCGGATTTCCTGGCACTCATTGAGAACGACCTTGATTATGTGATCGGCAATGAGCACGAGATCTGCTCGCTTTTTGAGACGGATCTGGAGAGCGCGCTGACCAGAACCGCAGCAATCTGCCCGCTGGTGATCTGCACCCGGTCGGGCGATGGCGTCTCGGTCATCTCTGACGGTGAACGCATTGATGTCCCGGTTGAGGAAGTCACCCCCGTGGATGCGACAGGGGCAGGTGATCAGTTTGCGGCAGGGTTCCTTTATGGTCTCGCAACCGGGCGCGACGTCGATGTCTGCTGCAGGATGGGCAACGCCTGCGCGGCCGAGGTCATCAGCCACATCGGCCCGCGCCCGCAAAAAGAAATGATGAAGGTTTTTCAGGCCGAAGGTCTGGTCTGAAAATGCTCAGGGACGGCTTTCACGATGTGCCGCCGGGTAAGGTCGCGGTGATCGTCACCAGGCTGGAGATGCGCGCGCCGCCCGAGATGCGCGCGGTGCCGCTGCCTGACGGGGTGAGCTTTCATCAGGTGACACCCGATCGCGACTGGTACCGGGATATTTTCCGCCGTGTGGGGTCGGAGGACTGGCTCTGGTACGGGCGTCTGCTGCTGGATGATGCGGCCCTTGATGCGATCCTGACGGACCCTGCGACGGCCTATTTCACGCTGCGCCGGGACGGGCGGGACGAGGCGCTGCTGGAGCTCGATTTCCGACGCGAGGGCGCGTGTGAGCTGGCCTATTTCGGCCTGACGCGGGCGCTCATTGGCACCGGGTCCGGGCGGTATCTGATGAACGAGGCGATTACGCGGGCCTGGGCGCAGCCCATCAGCCTTTTTCATGTGCACACCTGCACCATAGACAGCCCGCAGGCGCTGGCGTTCTACCGGCGCAGCGGTTTCACCCCCGTCAGTCAGAAAGTACAGGTCGATGACGACCCGAGACTGAAAGGGCTGCTGCCGGAAACGGCGGGTCCGGGCGTGCCGGTGTTCAGAAGCTGAGGTGGTCGCTGAATTCCTTCAGAACAGCCTCATAGACGTGGCGCTTGAATGGCACGATGTTTTCTACGAGCTCCGCGACGGGCAACCAGCGCCATTCTGAAAACTCCCGGGGCTCGGCCTCGATATTGACCTCATCATCGGTGCCATGAAACCGCAGAAGGAACCATTTCTGCTGCTGACCGCGAAACCGCCCTTTCCAGAGCTTCGGCACGAGATCATGGGGCAGCTCATAGGGCAGCCACTGACCGCTTTCGGCCACAACGCTGACCTTTTCAGGCGTGACACCGGTTTCCTCAAGTAACTCGCGCAGCGCGGCATCACGTGCCTCTTCGCCCTTGTCGATCCCGCCCTGCGGCATCTGCCAGGCGGCGATCCGGCTGTCGATCCGCTGTCCGACGAAGACTTCACCCGCAGCATTCATCAGCATCACACCCACGCAGGGGCGATAGGGCAGTTTTTCGATGTCTTCGGGGGTCATGTCAGATGTCTCTCCATTAAGGCCCGGGGCAGATGCTGCCCCGACCTTTGCACACTCTCCCGCTGGATAACCTGAAAGCCCGTCGCCTGAAAGGCCGGTTCCGCCATCAGACTGGCCTGTGTCCACAGGCGCGGTATGTCGTGGAGGCGCGCGCGGGCGACGATCGCATCAACGAGCGCGCGGAAGATACCGCAGCCCCGCGCCTGAGGCAGGATAAAGGCCAGATCGATGTATCCGTCGCGGGCGAGTGTCATGAAACCCTGTGCGAGGCCCTCCGCCTCTGCGACGGCGCAGTCATATCCCGCCAGCCGTGTGGCAAAGCCTGCAGGCTCCGGACGCGCAGGCATCCAGGCGGCGCGCTGCGCCTCACTGTACGGGCTCTCCCCTTCACGCACCGCACGGAACATGACCTCCGCAAGCGCGGGGGCGCATCCTGGCTCTGTCCACCTGATCATGTCGCATCCTTTCGCCGTTTGACGCCGCGTTCGACGTGACAGCGGATATGTGAAAATGTGATGTGGTGACAACCAATAAGGGGGAATTCGGCATGGCAGACTATCCGCATCTTCTGGCGCCACTGGATCTGGGTTTCATCACGCTCAAAAACCGCGTGCTGATGGGCTCGATGCATACCGGTCTTGAGGAAACCAAAGACTGGAACCGGGTTGCGGAATTCTATGCCGCCCGGGCGCGTGGTGAAGTGGCGCTGATGGTTACCGGCGGGATCGGCCCCAACCTCGAAGGCTCCGTCCTGCCGGGGGCTGCGATGATGGTCAGCGATGAAGATGTGGCCAACCACCGTATCGTGACGGACCGCGTGCATGCAGCAGGTGGCAGGATCGCGATGCAGATCCTGCATGCCGGGCGTTATGCCTACGGGCCCAAGTGCGTGGCACCCTCACCGGTTAAATCTCCGATCTCGCCTTTTGCACCGACCGAACTTGACGCGGAAGGCATCGAAAAGCAGATCAGCGATATCGTGGCCTGTGCTCAGCGCGCGCAGGATGCGGGATACGACGGGGTGGAGATCATGGGCTCGGAGGGGTATTTCCTAAACCAGTTCCTTGTGACGCATACCAATCAACGCACCGATGAGTGGGGTGGGTCCTACCAGAACCGGATGCGCCTGCCGGTAGAGGTGGTGCGCCGGGTGCGCGAAGCCACAGGCACGGATTTCATCCTGATCTACCGGCTCTCGATGATCGATCTGGTGCCCAACGGCTCGACCCATGCCGAAGTGGTTGAGCTTGCGCAGGCCATCGAGGCCGCAGGTGCGACGATCATCAATACCGGCATCGGCTGGCACGAAGCGCGGATCCCCACCATTGCGACCTCGGTGCCGCGCGCGGCCTTTGCCTGGGTTACCAAAAA is part of the Roseobacter ponti genome and encodes:
- a CDS encoding OmpA family protein produces the protein MINLKSPVALALAGSMALGACTVPASDPNAPPVPAGQNTQQGALVGAGVGALAGALSKGDGNRGDAALIGAVIGSAVGAGIGYSLDRQEADLRNQLGNDNVTIVNTGDRLIVSLPQDILFATDSFAIRSDLQTDLRTVASNLRQYPQSTIQVIGHTDSDGDAAYNQRLSERRAGAVRDVLINAGVSSARVRSIGRGESQPVASNLSADGKAQNRRVEIVILPNA
- a CDS encoding NADPH-dependent FMN reductase; protein product: MSDVKLFGLSGSLREGSSNSMLLREAARLFGPCSYTQADLNLPLYDADAEAETGVPEAVTGLARQIAAADAVLISTPEYNKGLSGVLKNALDWISRTKGSPWKDKPLAVMSAAAGRAGGERAQMVLRGFMVPFRTRILQGPEIHLADCTNQFDESGRLKGEIYQRELTALMDGLKEEIARSSG
- a CDS encoding NAD(P)/FAD-dependent oxidoreductase; its protein translation is MGEITVRGAGIFGLSIAWACVRRGAQVRLTDPCGPASGSSGGIVGALAPHVPENWNAKKAFQFESLLAAPAFWAEVADAGGTDPGYQAAGRLQPVADAGALVLARRRADTATDLWRGKATWSLEPASDNPWTPASPTGWLIRDTLSAHLHPRRACAALVAALAARGVRAEVDGEDSGAVIHATGIAGLEALNAGHHRLVGAGVKGQAALLQHDARGAPQLFADGLHIIPHSDGTVAVGSTSEREYSDPSRVDQQLDDVIARARAAVPALRNAPVTERWAGVRPRARSRAPMLGAWPGRPGHFIANGGFKIGFGMAPGIAEVMADLVLDGTNRIPEGFDVEASF
- a CDS encoding bifunctional helix-turn-helix domain-containing protein/methylated-DNA--[protein]-cysteine S-methyltransferase — translated: MTEHQTFTAGAEGSYHYGVIRRAIDLLDQAEEPVSLDAIAAEMGMSNAHFQRLFSRWVGISPKKYQQYLTLGYAKTLLAERFTTLEASHAAGLSGSGRLHDLFLRWEAMSPGEFARKGAGLEIRWGWFESPFGPAIVMGTEKGICGIGFAAEIGAEAALEDLMQRWPSAEFTEDPMMLRPWVLQAFGAGDGKLDTAPLFLIGAPFQIKVWEALLAIPSGHVTTYSEIARAVGSPRAVRAVGTAVGRNPISWLIPCHRALRKSGGLGGYHWGLPMKRAMLALETVNGPA
- a CDS encoding adenosine kinase — encoded protein: MKHYQLVGIGNAVVDVISHADDSFLDHMGIEKGIMQLVERDRSETLYASMSDRLQTPGGAVANTVAGVGALGLQTAFIGRVRDDALGRFYADAMTDNGIDFVNPPVQGSDVPTSRSMIFVAPDGERSMNTYLGISTGLTSGDVPVEVTGNARIMFLEGYLFDHDAGKTAFREAARATKAGGGIAGIAISDPFCVERHRADFLALIENDLDYVIGNEHEICSLFETDLESALTRTAAICPLVICTRSGDGVSVISDGERIDVPVEEVTPVDATGAGDQFAAGFLYGLATGRDVDVCCRMGNACAAEVISHIGPRPQKEMMKVFQAEGLV
- the nth gene encoding endonuclease III translates to MAKQLGYHTIREIFTRFQEADPAPVGELDHVNAYTLVVAVALSAQATDAGVNKATRALFAIADTPQKMLDLGPETLTEHIKTIGLFRQKAKNVMKLSRILVEDYNGEVPNSRAALEGLPGVGRKTANVVLNMWWRHPAQAVDTHIFRLGNRSGIAPGKTVEAVERAIEDNIPADFQLHAHHWMILHGRYHCKARKPQCPTCIIRDLCAFEDKTT
- a CDS encoding Hint domain-containing protein; this encodes MPTRTFYAYGPDALVMDPDTGQTSLAPDYNARDGRTRIEVDDNDNFADGDDSNDEVGDDADQTAVVYDTSGNTLDAGRIYVEEVRWYETSEGNVFSLNVFEIDGEVVGYIPSEPMQAGESYTFIGTTESGEKMKGQQAQDARNQYSFYEQNSVACFGPGTMIATQEGDMPVEWLETSDLVLTRDHGYQPVLWIGRTRLDAGYFRQYPDEAPLCLPAGSLANGTPVHDLCLTGDHRVLLCSARAELLYFSAEVLAPAKAWLDRDVARAVVPQRSFTLTHILCAEHQIILAEGAWVETMFTGSEALRRLSPQDRSRLEDLLGTDFRRQSTARPCVTRKEARLLIDPPARSPDLPHQQRAVRA
- a CDS encoding GNAT family N-acetyltransferase, whose protein sequence is MIRWTEPGCAPALAEVMFRAVREGESPYSEAQRAAWMPARPEPAGFATRLAGYDCAVAEAEGLAQGFMTLARDGYIDLAFILPQARGCGIFRALVDAIVARARLHDIPRLWTQASLMAEPAFQATGFQVIQRESVQRSGQHLPRALMERHLT
- a CDS encoding GNAT family N-acetyltransferase, with the translated sequence MLRDGFHDVPPGKVAVIVTRLEMRAPPEMRAVPLPDGVSFHQVTPDRDWYRDIFRRVGSEDWLWYGRLLLDDAALDAILTDPATAYFTLRRDGRDEALLELDFRREGACELAYFGLTRALIGTGSGRYLMNEAITRAWAQPISLFHVHTCTIDSPQALAFYRRSGFTPVSQKVQVDDDPRLKGLLPETAGPGVPVFRS
- a CDS encoding RNA pyrophosphohydrolase, yielding MTPEDIEKLPYRPCVGVMLMNAAGEVFVGQRIDSRIAAWQMPQGGIDKGEEARDAALRELLEETGVTPEKVSVVAESGQWLPYELPHDLVPKLWKGRFRGQQQKWFLLRFHGTDDEVNIEAEPREFSEWRWLPVAELVENIVPFKRHVYEAVLKEFSDHLSF